A single genomic interval of Streptomyces sp. BA2 harbors:
- a CDS encoding Rieske (2Fe-2S) protein: MPGTPPPARRTVLRAAALVPAAGLGLTACSSGGGDGGGNRSAPTAPVDLGKSDDVEVGASKLYTGENVVVSRISDDEYKAFSSICTHEKCPINKLEGHKLTCQCHGSQFDATNGKVLHAPAVRPLEELPVKVEDGKIVAG; this comes from the coding sequence ATGCCCGGCACGCCGCCCCCCGCCCGCCGTACCGTGCTGCGCGCCGCCGCCCTCGTCCCGGCCGCCGGCCTGGGGCTCACGGCCTGCTCCTCCGGAGGTGGTGACGGCGGCGGCAACCGTTCGGCGCCGACCGCGCCCGTGGACCTCGGGAAGTCCGACGACGTGGAGGTCGGCGCGTCGAAGCTCTACACGGGCGAGAACGTCGTCGTGAGCCGCATCTCGGACGACGAGTACAAGGCGTTCAGCTCGATCTGCACGCACGAGAAATGCCCCATCAACAAGCTCGAGGGGCACAAGCTCACCTGCCAGTGCCACGGCAGCCAGTTCGACGCGACGAACGGCAAGGTGCTGCACGCCCCCGCCGTCAGGCCGCTGGAGGAGCTGCCGGTGAAGGTGGAGGACGGCAAGATCGTCGCGGGCTGA